The nucleotide window ACGAGCGGACTCGATCTGACGGTTGGTCACGTACGCCGGCTCCAGGGCCTGGATGGCGAAGTCACCGAAGTTGATCTCGGTGCCGCCCTTGGCCTTGCCCGAACGGTCCGGGTGGTGCTGCTTGCGGTGCTTGACCCGACGAGGGATCAGCATGATCAGGCCTCCGTGTTCTCGGCACCGGCGGCCTGAGCCACGGCGGTGCCCTCGGCGCCGGCAGCCTCGCCGACGCTCTGCTCGGGAGCGACCTCGCCGGAGGTGGCAGCCACGGCGGTGACCGTGGTGTCCTCCACCGGGCCGGTGCCCTCGGCTGCCGCGCGACCGGCCTCGGTGCCGCCGGCGGTGGTGCCCGACGAACCCGACCGGCGCTGCGGGCGCTGGGCCCGCTCACGGCGCTGCTGACGCTGGGCGAGGGCCTCAAGGGCCTCCCGCTCGGCGCGCGAACCGCTGGCGTCGCCCTTGTAGATCCAGACCTTCACGCCGATGCGGCCGAAGGTCGTGCGGGCCTCGTAGATGCCGTAGTCGATGTTCGCCCGGAGGGTGTGCAGCGGGACACGACCCTCGCGGTAGAACTCCGAACGGCTCATCTCGGTGCCGCCCAGGCGCCCGGAGCACTGCACCCGGATGCCCTTGACCTGCGGGCTGCGCTGCGCGGACTGCATCGCCTTGCGCATGGCACGACGGAAGCTCACGCGGCTGGACAGCTGCTCGGCGACACCCTGGGCGACCAGCTGCGCGTCGGACTCGGGGTTCTTCACCTCGAGGATGTTCAGCTGGACCTGCTTGCCGGTGAGCTTCTCGAGCTCACCGCGGATGCGGTCGGCCTCCGCGCCGCGGCGGCCGATGACGATGCCCGGCCGGGCGGTGTGGATGTCCACGCGGACGCGGTCACGGGTGCGCTCGATCTCCACCTTCGAGATGCCGGCGCGCTCCATGCCCTTGCCCATGAGCTTGCGGATCGCCACGTCCTCCTTGACGTAGTCCGCGTACAGCTTGTCCGCGTACCACCGGGACTTGTAGTCGGTGGTGATGCCGAGCCGGAACCCGTGCGGGTTGACCTTCTGACCCACTAGCGGGTCCCTCCCCTCGTGTTGCTGGTCTGCTGCGTCGCCGGGCCGGACTGCCCGGTCTCGCGCCGTGCCTTGCGAGACCGCAGGGCGAGCTCGGCGCTCGAGCTCACCTCGGAGACCTCGACGGTGATGTGGCTGGTCCGCTTGTTGATGCGGAACGCCCGGCCCTGCGCACGCGGACGGATCCGCTTGAGCGTGGGGCCCTCGTCGACGAACGCGGCGCTCACGACGAGCGCAGCGGGGTCGAGGCGGAGGTTGTGCTCGGCGTTGGCCACCGCGCTGGCGACGACCTTGGCCACCGGCTCGCTGGCGGTCTGCGGGGCGAAGCGCAGCAGCGCCAGCGCCTCGTCGGTCGGCAGGTAACGGATCATGTCCACCACCCGCCGCGCCTTCATCGGGGTGACGCGGACGAACCGGGCGGTGGCCCGGGCGACCGGCGTCTCCTGTCCCAACTGGGAAGTCATCTGTGTCTTCTCTCTACCTGGTCAGCCGCGCCGCGAGCGACGGTCGTCCTTGATGTGCCCACGGAAGGTGCGCGTGGGCGCGAACTCGCCGAGCTTGTGCCCGACCATCGCCTCGGTGACGAACACCGGGACGTGCTTGCGGCCGTCGTGCACGGCGATCGTGTGCCCGAGCATGTCGGGGATGATCGTCGAACGCCGCGACCAGGTGCGGATGACGTTCTTGGTGCCCTTGTCGTTCTGGACGTCCACCTTGGCGAGCAGGTGGTCGTCGACGAACGGGCCCTTCTTCAGGCTGCGTGGCATGTCTGTCGGCTCCTCTACCCGCTCAGCGCTTCTTGTTGGTGCGCCGGCGGCGCACGATCAGGGCATCACTGGCCTTGCGCTTGCGCGTACGGCCCTCCGGCTTGCCCTTCGGGTTGACCGGGTGCCGGCCACCGGAGGTCTTGCCCTCACCACCACCGTGCGGGTGGTCGACCGGGTTCATGGCGACACCACGGACGGTGGGGCGCTTGCCCTTCCACCGCATGCGGCCGGCCTTGCCCCAGTTGATGTTCGACTGCTCGGCGTTGCCGACCTCGCCGATCGTCGCGCGGCAGCGGACGTCGACGTTGCGGATCTCGCCGGACGGCATGCGCAGCTGGGCGAAGCGGCCCTCACGGGCGACCAGCTGGACGCTCGTGCCGGCCGAGCGGGCGATCTTCGCGCCGCCACCGGGCCGCAGCTCGATGGCGTGGATGACCGTGCCGACCGGGATGTTGCGCAGCGGCAGGTTGTTGCCGGGCTTGATGTCGGCGGCCGGGCCGCACTCCACCAGGTCGCCCTGCGACAGCTTCGCCGGGGCGATGATGTAGCGCTTCTCCCCGTCGGCGAAGTGCAGCAGCGCGATGCGCGACGTGCGGTTGGGGTCGTACTCGATGTGCGCGACCTTGGCCGGCACGCCGTCCTTGTCCGCCCGGCGGAAGTCGATCAGCCGGTAGGCGCGCTTGTGCCCGCCGCCCTGGTGGCGCGTGGTGATGCGCCCGTGGGCGTTGCGCCCACCCCGGCCGTGCAACGGCCGGACCAGCGACTTCTCGGGGTGGTCGCGGGTGACCTCGGCGAAGTCGGCGACGGACGAGCCGCGGCGGCCCGGCGTCGTCGGCTTGTACTTACGGATGGCCATGGTTCCTCGTCAGTCCTCTGGTCCGATCGGTGGTCCGGGGCCGTCAGGCGCCCGGGCCCCCGAAGAGCTCGATGCGGTCGCCGGGGGCCACGGAGACGATGGCGCGCTTGGTGTCCTTGCGCTTGCCCATCAGAGCGCCCTTCGAGCGCTTCCTCTTCCCCTGACGGTTGATCGTGTTGACGGCGAGGACCTTCACGTTGAAGACCTGCTGCACAGCGATCTTGATCTGGGTCTTGTTGGCGTCGGGACGCACGATGAACGTGTACTTGTTCTGGTCGAGGAGGCCGTAGCTCTTCTCGGAGATCACCGGGGACAGCAGGACGTCCCGGGGGTCGCGGACGCTCATGCCTTCTCCTCGGTGTCATCGGTGCTGACGTCGGCACGGGCGGCCTCGGCCGGCGTGGTCACGTCGGCGACCGGCACGGTGCTGGCTGCCTGGGCGACCGGCGTGGGGTCGACCGGGGCCTCGCCCAGGTCGAGGTCCGTGGTGCCCTGGCCCTCGACGGAGGGGATGGCACCCGGGATGCTCGGCGTGGTCAGGTCGGGGAGCTCGACGGACGCGCCGCTCTTCCCGCCCCGGGCCGGACCGGACACGAACTCGGCCAGCGCGACCTCGGTGAAGACGACCTCGTCGGCCACCAGCACGTCGTAGGTGTTGAGCTGGCCGGCCTCGATCAGGTGCACCTGCGGCACGTTGCGCAGGCTGACCCAGTTGAGGACGTCGTCGCGGTCGAGGACGACCAGCACGCGCTTGGCGGTGCTGATCGAGGTCAGGACCTTCAGCGCGGACTTGGTCGACGGGGCGTCGCCCTCGACGAACGCGGTGACCACGTGGACGCGGTCCTCGCGGGCCCGGTCGGAGAGGGCACCGCGCAGGGCGGCCGCCTTCATCTTCTTGGGGGTCTTCTGCTCGTAGTCGCGCGGCTTGGGGCCGTGCGAGATGCCACCGCCGGAGAACTGCGGGGCTCGGAGCGAGCCCTGACGGGCGCGGCCGGTGCCCTTCTGCCGGTACGGCTTGGCACCGGTGCCGCTGACCTCGGCGCGCGTCTTGGTCGAGTGCGTGCCCTGGCGGGCCGCGGCCAGCTGGGCCACGACGACCTGGTGCATCAGGGAGACGTTGGCGTTGGCGTCGAAGAGCTCACCGGGAAGCGTGACGCTCCCGGTGGTCTCCCCCGCCGGCGTACGGACCGGGACCTGACGGTCGGTCCGCGCCTGTGCCTTGGACTCGGCGATCGACTGGCTCACTTGGTGTCACTCCCCACGGGCCCGCCCTTGACCGCAGAGCGGACGAGCAGGAGCCCACCACGCGGACCGGGGACGGCGCCCTTGATGAGCACCAGCCCGTTCTCCGCATCGACCTTGTGGACCTTCAGCGACTGGGTCGTCGTGGTGACGTGGCCCATCCGCCCGGCCATGCGCACGCCCTTGAAGACGCGACCCGGGGTCGAGGCCCCGCCGATCGAGCCCGGCGCGCGGTGCTTGCGGTGCGTGCCGTGTCCGGCGCCCAGGCCCTTGAACCCGTGACGCTTCATGACACCGGCAGTGCCCTTGCCCTTGCTGGTGCCCGTGACGTCGACCTTGGTGACGTCGGAGAGGACCTCGACGGTCAGCTCCTGGCCCACCGTGTAGTCGGAGGCGTCCTCGGTGCGCAGCTCGACCAGGTGCCGTCGCGGCGTGACGCCCGCCTTGGCGAAGTGCCCGCCCTCGGGGCGGTTCACCTTGCGGGGGTCGATCGCGCCGAAGCCGAGCTGGACGGCGGAGTAGCCGTCCTTCTCAGGCGTACGGACCTGGGTGACCACGCACGGGCCCGCCTTGACGACGGTCACCGGCACGATGCGGTTGTTCTCGTCGAAGACCTGGGTCATGCCCAGCTTCTCGCCGAGGAGACCACGGAATGTGCTCGCCATGTCTGGAAACAGCCCTTACTGGATGTTGACGTCGACCGAGGCCGGCAGGTCGATGCGCATGAGCGCGTCGACCGTCTTCGGTGTCGGGTCGAGGATGTCGATGAGCCGCTTGTGGGTGCGCATCTCGAAGTGCTCGCGCGAGTCCTTGTACTTGTGCGGCGAGCGGATGACGCAGTACACGTTCTTCTCCGTCGGCAGCGGCACGGGGCCGACGACGCGCGCACCGGTCTTCGTCACCGTCTCGACGATGCGACGAGCCGAGGCATCGATCGCCTCGTGGTCGTAGGCCTTCAGCCGGATGCGGATCTTCTGTCCCGCCATCGGTTGTCTTCGCTCCTGCCGATCGGTTGTGAAAGTTCGTGTGGGTCTGCTGACCCTGGGTCGGTGTCCCGACCCGACTGACGGGCGGCGGCCGGTCCGGCCGCCGCCCGTCAGGGTGTCACTTGTTGATCTTGACGACCCGGCCGGCGCCGACGGTCCGGCCACCCTCGCGGATGGCGAAGCGCAGGCCTTCCTCCATGGCGATCGGCTGGATCAGCTCGACCGACATCTCGGTGTTGTCACCGGGCATGACCATCTCGGTGCCGGCGGGCAGGGTCACCACGCCGGTCACGTCCGTGGTCCGGAAGTAGAACTGGGGACGGTAGTTGTTGAAGAACGGCGTGTGACGGCCGCCCTCGTCCTTCGAGAGGATGTAGACGGAGCCCTCGAAGTTCGTGTGCGGGGTGATGGAACCCGGCTTCACGACGACCTGGCCACGCTCGACGTCCTCGCGCTTGATGCCGCGCAGGAGCAGCCCGACGTTGTCGCCGGCCTGGCCCTGGTCGAGCAGCTTGCGGAACATCTCGACACCGGTGACCGTCGTCTTCGACGAGGTCGGGCGGATGCCGACGATCTCGATCTCCTCGGAGACCTTGACGATGCCGCGCTCCACGCGACCGGTGACGACGGTGCCGCGACCGGTGATGGTGAAGACGTCCTCGACGGGCATGAGGAACGGCATGTCGATCTCACGCACGGGCTCGGGGATGGCCGAGTCCACGGCGTTCATGAGCTCCATGAGCTTGTCGCCCCACTCGGCGTCGCCCTCGAGGGCCTTCAGCGCCGAGACGCGGACCACGGGGAGGTCGTCGCCCGGGAACTCGTACTCGCTGAGGAGCTCACGGACCTCCAGCTCGACGAGCTCGAGGATCTCCTCGTCGTCGACCATGTCGGCCTTGTTGAGCGCCACGACGATGTAGGGGACACCGACCTGGCGGGCCAGGAGCACGTGCTCCTTGGTCTGCGGCATCGGGCCGTCGGTGGCGGCAACCACCAGGATCGCGCCGTCCATCTGCGCGGCACCGGTGATCATGTTCTTGATGTAGTCGGCGTGCCCGGGGCAGTCGACGTGCGCGTAGTGCCGGTTCTCGGTCTGGTACTCGACGTGGGCGATCGAGATCGTGATGCCGCGGGCCTTCTCCTCGGGCGCCTTGTCGATCTGGTCGAACGCAGACGCCTCGTTGAGGTCCGGGTACTTGTCGTGCAGGACCTTGGTGATCGCCGCGGTCAGCGTCGTCTTCCCATGGTCGATGTGCCCGATGGTGCCGATGTTGACGTGCGGCTTGGTCCGCTCGAACTTGGCCTTGGCCACTGGGATCCTCTCTCCGTGTCTTCGCAGTCGTGCGCGTGTCTGTGGGGGGGTACGGGCGGTGCTGGTCGGCCGCGGGTCGTCAGACCCGCGGCCGACCGGTGGTCATTCGCCGGTCGCCTTGGCGATGATCTCCTTGGCGACGTTGGCCGGCACCTCAGCGTAGGTGTCGAACACCATGGTGTAGCTCGCCCGTCCCTGGGTGCGGCTGCGCAGGTCACCCACGTAGCCGAACATCTCCGACAGCGGGACCAGCGCCTTGACGACTCGGGCGCCGGAGCGCTCCTCCATCGCCTGGATGGTGCCGCGGCGGGAGTTCAGGTCGCCGATGACGTCGCCCATGTTGTCCTCGGGGGTGACGACCTCGACGGCCATGATCGGCTCCAGCAGAGCCGGGCTGGCCTTGCGCGCCGCCTCCTTGAAGGCGATCGAGCCGGCGATCTTGAAGGCCATCTCCGAGGAGTCGACCTCGTGGTAGGCGCCGTCCAGCAGCGAGGCCTTGACGCCCACCATCGGGTAGCCGGCGAGGATGCCGTACTGCATGGCGTCCTGCATGCCCTGGTCGACCGAGGGGATGTACTCCCGCGGGATGCGACCACCGGTGACCTTGTTCTCGAACTCGTAGGTCGCCGAGTCCGCGGTCATCACGAGCGGCTCGATGGCGATCTGGACCTTCGCGAACTGGCCGGAGCCACCGGTCTGCTTCTTGTGCGTGTAGTCGTAGCGCTCGACGGCCTTGCGGATCGTCTCGCGGTAGGCCACCTGCGGCTTGCCGACGTTGGCCTCGACGTTGAACTCACGCCGCATGCGGTCGACCAGGATCTCCAGGTGCAGCTCACCCATGCCGGAGATGACCGTCTGACCGGTCTCCTCGTCGAGGCGGACCTGGAACGTCGGGTCCTCCTCGGCCAGCTTCTGGATGGCCGTGCCCAGCTTCTCCTGGTCGCTCTTCGTCTTCGGCTCGATGGCGACCGAGATGACCGGCGCCGGGAAGGTCATCGACTCGAGGATGACCGGCTTCTGCGGGTCGCAGAGCGTGTCACCCGTCGTCGTGTTCTTCATGCCGTTGACGGCGACGATCTCACCGGCACCCACGCCCGAGCGCTCCTCGCGCTTGTTGGCGTGCATCTGGTAGATCTTGCCGACCCGCTCCTTGCGGTCCTTGGTGCTGTTCAGCACCGGGGAACCGGCCTCGAGCTTGCCCGAGTACACGCGGATGTAGGTCAGCTTGCCGAGGTGCTGGTCGGTCTGGATCTTGAAGGCCAGCGCGGAGAACGGCTCGTTCTCGTCGGCGTGACGCAGGACCTCGGTCTCACCGTCGAGCGCGGTGCCGACGATGGCCTCGATGTCCAGCGGGCTGGGCAGGTAGTCCACGACGGCGTCGAGCAGGGGCTGCACGCCCTTGTTCTTGAACGCGGTGCCGGTGAGGACTGGGTTCACCTCGCCGGCGATGGTGGCCTTGCGGATGGCTGCCTTGAGCCGGGCGACGTCGATCTCCTCGCCGGCGAGGTAGTCCTCCATCAGCGAGTCGTCGAAGTCCGCGATGTTCTCGAGGAGCTTCTCGCGGTACTCGGCGGCCTGGTCGGCCAGCTCGGCGGGGATGTCCTCGATGGCGTAGTCCTCGCCCATCTTGGTCTCACCGCGCCAGGTGAGGGCCTTCATCTGCACCAGGTCGACGACGCCGATGAAGTCGGCCTCAGCACCGATCGGCAGCTGCAGGACCAGCGCGTTGGCGTTGAGCCGCTCCACCATCATGTCGACGCAGCGGAAGAAGTCGGCACCGGTGCGGTCGAGCTTGTTGACGAAGCACATGCGCGGGACGCTGTACTTCTCCGCCTGCCGCCAGACCTGCTCGGTCTGCGGCTCGACACCGGCGACACCGTCGTAGACCGCGACCGCACCGTCGAGCACGCGCAGGGACCGCTCCACCTCGACGGTGAAGTCGACGTGCCCCGGGGTGTCGATGATGTTGATGTCGTGGCCGTTCCAGGTGCACTTCGTCGCGGCCGACGTGATCGTGATGCCGCGCTCCTGCTCCTGCTCCATCCAGTCCATCGTGGCAGCGCCGTCGTGGACTTCACCGATCTTGTAGTTGATACCGGTGTAGAAGAGGATCCGCTCGGTCGTCGTCGTCTTGCCGGCGTCGATGTGCGCCATGATCCCGATGTTGCGGGTCCTGGCGAGTTGGTCCTGGTTCTGGGCCATTACGTCACTCCTCTTCTCTCTAGTCCGTGCGCGGTGTCCGGGGGTCGCCCGGGTTCACCGCGGGCAGCGGCTGCTGATGGACTGTCGTCACCAGCGGTAGTGCGCGAAGGCCTTGTTCGACTCGGCCATCTTGTGGGTGTCCTCGCGACGCTTCACGGCGGCACCGAGGCCGTTGCTGGCGTCCAGGAGCTCGTTCATGAGGCGCTCGGTCATCGTCTTCTCGCGGCGGGCGCGGCTGTACTGGATGAGCCAGCGCAGGCCGAGCGTGGTGCTGCGGGAGGGACGGACCTCGATCGGCACCTGGTAGGTGGCGCCACCGACACGGCGGCTGCGGACCTCCAGGGCGGGCTTCACGTTGTCCAGCGCGCGCTTGAGCACGACGACCGGGTCGGTGTCGGCCTTGGCGCGGACGCCCTCGAGGGCGCCGTAGACGATCGCCTCGGCGATCGAGCGCTTGCCGTCGACGAGCACCTTGTTCACCAGCTGGGTGACCAGCTGGGACTGGAAGACCGGGTCGATGACCAGCGGACGCTTCGGCGCGGGGCCCTTGCGAGGCATTAGCTCTTCTCCTTCTTCGCGCCGTACTTGCTGCGCGCCTGCTTGCGGCCACGGACGCCCTGGGTGTCCAGCGAGCCGCGGATGATCTTGTAGCGAACGCCGGGGAGGTCCTTCACACGGCCGCCGCGCACGAGCACCATCGAGTGCTCCTGCAGGTTGTGGCCGACGCCCGGGATGTAGGCGGTCACCTCGACACCACTGGTGAGCCGGACACGAGCGACCTTGCGCAGCGCCGAGTTCGGCTTCTTCGGCGTCGTCGTGTACACGCGGGTGCACACCCCGCGGCGTTGAGGAGAGCTCTTCAACGCCGGGGTCTTGGTCTTCTCGACCTTGTCCTCGCGGCCCTTGCGGACCAGCTGGTTGATCGTGGGCATGGGTGGCCTGGATCTCCTACCTGCGCTGGGTCGTGCTGTGGATGTGGTGCGTGCTCATGCGTGCCCGGTCGCCCCGGCCCTCGGGCCGGCTGACCCGTCCTCCGGCCCCCGCGGTCGGGCGTGTCGCCCGTCCCGGGACCCGGGCGACTGACTCGACCGGACTCCGCACTCCTCGCCCGGCACCGGCCACCCCGCCTCGCGGCGGCCCGTCGTCAGACGGGAGGTGGCCCCCGGCGCTCTGTCGATCCGGGGACCGACGGACGCTCAGGTGCACGACGAACGGGAGCAGGCCCAGTCATCCTGGGCACAGCTGACCACAGTACCCGGCCCCCTCGGCCCGGTCAAAGCCGGGTCGACTTGTGGTCGGTGCACCGAGGTCGTCGGCTCGCTGGGTGTCAACGGCGACCGGTGCCGACCTGTTCCCGGGTGGGCGGAGGTCTCGCGGTCGACCGTACGACCCGTCGCCCGACCGGGACGGGAGGTCGCCGCCGACACCCGCCGCATCGCTGTTGTCGGTACCCGGTCCTACCGTCGGTCGCGAACTGCTCACCGACCGCTGCTGCCCGGAGGTACCCGTGCTCCCCGACTCCGCCCGCGAACTCAAGGCACGGCTGTCCCAGCGCCTCAGCGGCGTGCTGCCCGGCGAGGTGGTCGCCAGCTCCCTCGGGGGCGCGACGCGCTGGAGCGGCGTCGCCCTCGGCCTGCGCCCGGTGGGCCCCGACCAGGTGCACCTGGCGATCCGGCTGATCGACCAGCGGGACGCCGACGTCGTCCTCGCCGGGCTGGACGAGGCGGCCCGCGAGGAGGTCGACGTCCGGGTCATCGGCCCGGTGCGGCTGCTCTCCTCCCCCGATTCGTTCTCGCCCGCGGCGCTGCAGCGACGGGAACGGCCGCTGCGGCCGGGGCAGTCGGTCAGCCACCGGGACGTCACCGCCGGCACCCTGGGCGGCTTCGTCCGGCGTCCGGGCACCGACGGGCTGCTGGTGCTCAGCAACAGCCACGTGCTGGCCGACAGCGGCGCCGGCGACCTCGGCGACCCGGTCCTGCAGCCCGGGGTGGCCGACGGTGGCCGGCCGGGCGACCGGGTGGGGACGCTCGCGGGCTTCCTGCCCTTCAGCGACGAGCCCGGCAACTTGGTCGACGCGGCCGTCGCCACGCTGGACGCCGGCGTGGCCGCCGATCCCACCGCCTACCCCGGCGGCGCCCTGCTGGCCCGGGTGACCGCACCCGAGGAGGTCGACCCCGACGAGGTCGTCGAGAAGGTCGGTCGCACCACCGGGCACACGCGCGGGCGCATCACCGCCGTGGAGGTCGACGGGGTCGGCGTGCAGTACGACGACGGGGTGCACACCTTCGACGACCAGGTGGAGGTGGAGGGGCTCACCGGTGGCTTCAGCGCCGGCGGGGACAGCGGCTCGGTCATCTGGCGCAGCCGCGACCGCGCGCCGCTGGGACTGCTGTTCGCGGGCTCGGCGGTGGGCGGCAGCGCCGGGGGCGGTGTCACCTTCGCCAACCCGCTGGCGACCGTGCTGCAGCGCCTGGGGGTGGACTGGGTCGCCGGCTGACGGCGGACACACCCCGGACGGGGAGGCCGCGCGACGGGAGGCCTGGGCAGCGGGCCGGGACGGGGGCACCATGGGTGCATGACCGACCGCGCCTCCGCCCGGGCCGCCAAGAGCACCCTGGCCGCCCGCTTCGCCGGTGACCCCGGTGTCGCCGGCGTCGGGCTGGCCCGTCAGGACGCCGACTACGTGGTCCGGGTCGACCTGACCCGGGCCGACACCGACGGCCGGGTCCCGCGGGACGTCGACGGCGTCCGCGTCGTCACCCACGTCGTGGGCACCGTCCGCGCCCTCTAGGGCGGTCCTGTCCCCCGCCGCCGGGCCGGTGCCGGGGCCGCGTGCCCGGTAGCGTCCGGCCATGCGGATCGGGATCCAGGCCAGCTACGCCGGGGACTTCAGCCAGACGGCGGAGGAGGTCCGCGACCTCGAGTCCGCCGGGCTCGACGTCGTCAGCGTCGCGGAGGTCTACACGTTCGACGCGGTGAGCCAGCTGGGCTACCTGGCCGCGGTGACCGACCGCGTGGAGCTGATGAGCGGCATCCTGCCGATCTACAGCCGGACCCCGGCCCTGATGGCGATGACCGCCGCCGGCCTGGACCACGTCTCCGGCGGCCGTTTCACGCTGGGGCTCGGCGCCTCGGGTCCCCAGGTGGTCGAGGGCTGGCACGGTCTCCCGTACGACGCACCGCTGCAGCGCACCCGCGAGATCGTCGAGATCTGCCGCCAGGTGTGGCGGCGCGAGCGCCTGGTCCACCAGGGCCCGAAGTACACCGTGCCCCTCCCGGCCGACCAGGGCACCGGACTGGGCAAGCCGCTGAAGCTGATCAACACCCCCGTGCGCGAGCGCGTGCCGGTGCTGCTGGCGGCCCTGGGCCCGAAGAACGTCGAGCTGGCCGCGGAGATCGCCGAGGGCTGGGAACCGATCCTCTTCCACCCCGAGCGCGCGGCCGACGTCTGGGGCGCCGCACTGGCGGCCGGACGGGCCCGGCGTGACCCGGCGCTCGGCGACCTCGACGTCGTCGTCGGGGTCCCGGTGGCCGTGGGCGAGGACGTCGACCACCTCGTCGACGCGGTGCGCCCCGGGATCGCGCTCTACGTCGGCGGCATGGGCGCCAAGGGCCGCAACTTCTACAACGACCTGGCCCGCCGCTACGGCTATGACGCCGAGGCGGAGACCATCCAGGACCTCTACCTGGCCGGACGGACGGCGGAGGCGGCCGCCGCCGTGCCGGAGGAGCTGGTGCGGGCGACGTCGCTCATCGGCCCGGAGTCCCACGTCGCCGAGCGCCTCGCCGCCTTCGCCGAGGCCGGGGTGACCACGCTGGTGCTCCAGCCACTCGACGACAGCCGGGCAGGCCGCCTGCGCACCGTCGAGACCATGCGCCGCCTGGCGGGCTGACCCGCCGCCACCCGCGGACACCGGTGCGGTTGCGTCACGTGACGCCGCAGCACACGCAGAAGGGCCCCGCCGACCGAGG belongs to Modestobacter sp. L9-4 and includes:
- a CDS encoding S1 family peptidase encodes the protein MLPDSARELKARLSQRLSGVLPGEVVASSLGGATRWSGVALGLRPVGPDQVHLAIRLIDQRDADVVLAGLDEAAREEVDVRVIGPVRLLSSPDSFSPAALQRRERPLRPGQSVSHRDVTAGTLGGFVRRPGTDGLLVLSNSHVLADSGAGDLGDPVLQPGVADGGRPGDRVGTLAGFLPFSDEPGNLVDAAVATLDAGVAADPTAYPGGALLARVTAPEEVDPDEVVEKVGRTTGHTRGRITAVEVDGVGVQYDDGVHTFDDQVEVEGLTGGFSAGGDSGSVIWRSRDRAPLGLLFAGSAVGGSAGGGVTFANPLATVLQRLGVDWVAG
- a CDS encoding LLM class F420-dependent oxidoreductase, giving the protein MRIGIQASYAGDFSQTAEEVRDLESAGLDVVSVAEVYTFDAVSQLGYLAAVTDRVELMSGILPIYSRTPALMAMTAAGLDHVSGGRFTLGLGASGPQVVEGWHGLPYDAPLQRTREIVEICRQVWRRERLVHQGPKYTVPLPADQGTGLGKPLKLINTPVRERVPVLLAALGPKNVELAAEIAEGWEPILFHPERAADVWGAALAAGRARRDPALGDLDVVVGVPVAVGEDVDHLVDAVRPGIALYVGGMGAKGRNFYNDLARRYGYDAEAETIQDLYLAGRTAEAAAAVPEELVRATSLIGPESHVAERLAAFAEAGVTTLVLQPLDDSRAGRLRTVETMRRLAG